From a region of the Rhizophagus irregularis chromosome 3, complete sequence genome:
- a CDS encoding uncharacterized protein (SECRETED:cutsite_VLS-TP; SECRETED:prob_0.9213); SECRETED:SignalP(1-23), with amino-acid sequence MKGTTLISITLAILYLTTPSVLSTPIGRRDVTPPNADLNVHGVPIVNAEAGTKRKVGAGVDPGVNLGTKVGSNEENVDPNVQAGTKRDVAVNADSKLLKAKVTKPDSKRDVAVNADSKLLKAKVTKPDSKRDVAVNADSKLLKAKVTKPDSKRDVAVNADSKLLKAKVTKPDSKRDVAVNADSKLLKAKVTKPDSKRDVAVNADAGVLKANVDGEQPKPESKRDVGVDANTGVLNGKIGSSKSNPNTKRDVGVDANTNVLKAKVNGAKPTKRVNVDVDIGEPATSGTPQIPPQIPPVKPTKRANVNVNIDGPATDGAKPGTPQIPPQIPPKPTKRQVKVDAVTKVLDAKVNSN; translated from the coding sequence atGAAAGGAACCACTTTAATCTCTATTACTTTGGCAATTCTTTATTTGACAACTCCATCAGTTTTGTCAACTCCCATCGGCAGAAGAGATGTAACTCCCCCAAACGCTGACTTGAATGTTCACGGAGTTCCTATTGTAAATGCTGAGGCTGGTACTAAACGAAAAGTAGGCGCTGGAGTAGATCCTGGCGTTAATTTAGGTACTAAAGTCGGTTCTAATGAAGAGAACGTGGATCCTAACGTTCAAGCAGGCACTAAACGAGATGTTGCCGTTAATGCAGATTCTAAGTTATTGAAAGCTAAAGTAACCAAGCCTGATTCTAAACGAGATGTTGCCGTTAATGCAGATTCTAAGTTATTGAAAGCTAAAGTAACTAAGCCTGATTCTAAACGAGACGTTGCCGTTAATGCAGATTCTAAGTTATTGAAAGCTAAAGTAACCAAGCCTGATTCTAAACGAGATGTTGCCGTTAATGCAGATTCTAAGTTATTGAAAGCTAAAGTAACCAAGCCTGATTCTAAACGAGATGTTGCCGTTAATGCAGATTCTAAGTTATTGAAAGCTAAAGTAACTAAGCCTGATTCTAAACGAGATGTTGCCGTTAATGCAGATGCTGGCGTGTTGAAAGCTAATGTTGATGGTGAACAACCTAAGCCAGAATCTAAACGAGATGTTGGTGTTGATGCAAATACTGGCGTATTGAATGGTAAAATTGGCAGTTCAAAATCCAATCCTAATACTAAACGAGATGTTGGTGTTGATGCAAATACTAACGTATTGAAAGCTAAAGTTAATGGTGCAAAACCCACCAAACGAGTTAATGTTGATGTAGATATTGGTGAACCAGCTACTTCTGGTACTCCTCAAATTCCCCCTCAAATTCCTCCTGTAAAACCCACCAAACGAGCTAACGTTAATGTAAATATTGATGGACCAGCTACTGATGGAGCGAAACCTGGTACTCCTCAAATTCCTCCTCAAATTCCTCCTAAACCTACTAAACGACAAGTTAAAGTTGATGCAGTTACTAAAGTATTGGACGCTAAAGttaatagtaattaa
- a CDS encoding uncharacterized protein (SECRETED:cutsite_VTS-AP; SECRETED:prob_0.4520); SECRETED:SignalP(1-25) → MLSSKVISFITFFVVIIAVVLSVTSAPVAAPVDADEANGNQTILQSDSVPVASDGGDISLYSDDDAKKIPEDVVDKGNSAKGDGKGQ, encoded by the exons ATGTTGAGCTCAAAAGTTATCTCATTTATCACCTTTTTCGTTGTTATAATCGCTGTTGTTCTTTCAGTTACCTCTGCCCCTGTAGCTGCTCcag ttgaTGCAGATGAAGCAAATGGTAATCAAACTATTTTACAATCCGATTCTGTCCCCGTCGCTTCTGATGGTGGTGACATTTCACTTTACAGTGATGATGATGCAAAGAAAATCCCTGAAGACGTTGTCGACAAGGGCAACTCTGCCAAAGGAGATGGCAAAGGACAATAA